A region of Pyxidicoccus parkwaysis DNA encodes the following proteins:
- a CDS encoding RCC1 domain-containing protein, with amino-acid sequence MRKDLNAGARALWGLLLGALLLAGCERAPGTGEAVATPEAPSRRAFRLVPQGDLPRLAGGGQHSLYIAPGGAVWAWGGNSAGQLGGGDISFQRLAAAQVPGLTDVVAVAAGDSHSLALRSDGTVWTWGSNNSGQLGDGTTTDRATPAQVLTDVVAVAAGDYHSLALKSDGTVWAWGINYNGQLGRGSTSSMERVPAQVPGLTSVVALSAGYDFSVAVCNDGTVWAWGANGSGQLGDGTYTQRMSPVKVPNLNGITAVAAGTYHTLALRTDGSVWAWGSNGFGQLGDGTWTDRTTPVQVPGFTDAKAVAAQDSSSVALRKTGTVLAWGYNASGQLGDGTTLERGSPVSVVGLSAVTALAAGTQHALVLRQDGTLWAWGGGTSGQLGHGGSDRHLTPEVVLRLTGVTSLASGSFHSLALLSDGTVWAWGRNMYGQLGDGTQADRTAAVKVALSGTVVAVAAASHHSVALLKDGTVWTWGRNASGQLGDGTTTDRATPVQVPGLTNVVAVAAGGSHMLALKNDGTVWAWGYNALGQLGDGTTAGKTSPVRVSTLTGATAVAAGTYFSVALRSDKTVWTWGEGYEGQLGDGAGAQRIAPVQVPDMTDVVAVAAGAAHVLAVRTDGSVWAWGDNADGQLGDGTWSDRFRPVKVSGLEGVSVTAVSGGRSHSLALLSDGTLRAWGSNGYGQLGDGTLTSRASPAAVQGVSGVKALCPGYLHVLALRTDGTVRAWGYNRFGQLGLGVAGWSATPVQVRGFGREDRLAAGRSHSLLVRRDGTVLAWGQNSSGQLGDGTSAHRTAPVSVPGVPCVRSVSTGQQHTLALACDGTVWTWGANNRGQLGNGTVYATRATPAMVDGLSGVVSVAAGGESSMALRADGSVWSWGSNVNGQLADGTTTDRSTPVQVKRLSGMVAVTLGETHGLGLGEDGTLWAWGANTSGQLGDGSTTTSLVPVKVNALEGVMSVSAGRAFSLALRSDGTLWAWGTNPSGQLGDGTNVSRLVPKQVTTLTGVTAMSAGSHHVLAVRNDGTAWAWGDNSLGQLGDGTYKSTTIPKQVPGLADVVAVAAGEQYALVLLRDGSVRSWGTNEFGQLGDVPSGPRQEAVVVKVQGPKIRPPVLDVRAWHQHALVLLADHTVHAWGDNTSGQLGDGTTVSRSSPAAVSGLTDVQMVSSGVYHSLALKSDGTVWAWGGNGFGQLGDGTTTPRTVPVRVEGLSDVMAIAAGSYHSLAVRMDGSVWAWGYNAFGQLGDGSTETRVYPVQVEGIDSATLVVAGEHHSLALLEDGTLVGWGHNASGQLGDGTTTARRTRVPLLSLTGVVDVRAGAYHTLALREDGTVWTWGDNTYGQLGVAGPKSRLVPESVPGVVGVRSLGAGARHSLAITSQGGVWSWGRNSHGQLGNGDSTQHAEPVLVKGVSPAGRVSAGGDFSMAMLVDGSVLSWGSNLYGTLGQGVPGTRGSPGAVVLP; translated from the coding sequence ATGCGCAAGGACTTGAATGCGGGGGCTCGTGCCCTGTGGGGACTTTTGCTCGGCGCCCTGCTGCTGGCCGGCTGCGAGCGCGCGCCGGGCACGGGCGAAGCGGTGGCCACGCCGGAGGCTCCCTCCCGCCGGGCCTTCCGCCTGGTGCCTCAGGGAGACCTGCCCCGGCTGGCCGGGGGCGGGCAGCACTCGCTCTACATCGCCCCCGGCGGCGCGGTGTGGGCGTGGGGCGGCAACTCCGCCGGGCAGCTCGGCGGGGGTGACATCTCCTTCCAGCGGCTGGCCGCGGCGCAGGTGCCGGGGCTGACGGACGTGGTGGCGGTGGCGGCGGGAGACTCGCACTCGCTGGCGCTGCGCTCGGACGGGACGGTGTGGACGTGGGGCAGCAACAACTCCGGGCAGCTCGGCGACGGCACCACGACGGACCGTGCGACGCCCGCGCAGGTGCTGACGGACGTGGTGGCGGTGGCCGCGGGTGACTACCACTCGCTGGCGCTGAAGAGCGACGGCACGGTGTGGGCGTGGGGCATCAACTACAACGGCCAGCTCGGCCGGGGCTCCACCTCCAGCATGGAGCGCGTGCCCGCGCAGGTGCCGGGTCTGACGAGCGTGGTGGCCCTCTCCGCCGGCTATGACTTCTCGGTGGCCGTGTGCAACGACGGCACCGTGTGGGCCTGGGGCGCCAACGGCTCCGGCCAGCTCGGCGACGGTACCTACACGCAGCGCATGTCGCCGGTGAAGGTCCCCAATCTCAACGGCATCACCGCCGTGGCCGCGGGCACCTACCACACGCTGGCGCTGCGCACGGACGGCTCGGTGTGGGCGTGGGGCTCCAACGGCTTCGGGCAGCTCGGCGACGGGACGTGGACGGACCGGACCACGCCGGTGCAGGTGCCGGGCTTCACGGACGCGAAGGCCGTGGCCGCGCAGGACTCCTCCTCGGTGGCGCTGCGCAAGACGGGCACCGTGCTGGCGTGGGGCTACAACGCCTCCGGGCAGCTCGGCGACGGCACCACCCTGGAGCGCGGCTCGCCCGTGTCCGTGGTGGGCCTGAGCGCGGTGACGGCGCTGGCGGCGGGCACGCAGCACGCGCTGGTGTTGCGGCAGGACGGCACGCTGTGGGCCTGGGGCGGCGGCACGTCCGGTCAGCTCGGCCACGGCGGCTCCGACCGCCACCTCACCCCGGAGGTGGTGCTGCGCCTCACGGGCGTGACGTCGCTCGCGTCGGGCAGCTTCCACTCGCTGGCGCTGCTCTCGGACGGCACGGTGTGGGCGTGGGGACGCAACATGTACGGGCAGCTCGGTGACGGCACGCAGGCGGACCGCACCGCCGCGGTGAAGGTGGCGCTGTCCGGCACCGTGGTGGCCGTGGCCGCGGCCAGCCACCACTCGGTGGCGCTGCTGAAGGACGGGACGGTGTGGACGTGGGGGCGCAATGCCTCCGGGCAGTTGGGCGACGGCACCACGACGGACCGCGCGACACCCGTGCAGGTGCCCGGGCTGACGAACGTGGTGGCGGTGGCGGCGGGCGGCAGCCACATGCTGGCGCTGAAGAACGACGGCACGGTGTGGGCGTGGGGCTACAACGCGCTGGGGCAGCTCGGCGACGGCACCACGGCGGGCAAGACGTCGCCGGTGCGCGTGTCGACGCTGACGGGCGCGACGGCGGTGGCGGCGGGCACGTACTTCTCCGTGGCGCTGCGCTCGGACAAGACGGTGTGGACGTGGGGCGAGGGCTACGAGGGCCAGCTCGGCGACGGCGCCGGGGCGCAGCGCATCGCGCCGGTGCAGGTGCCCGACATGACGGACGTGGTGGCGGTGGCAGCGGGCGCCGCGCACGTGCTGGCGGTGCGCACGGACGGCTCGGTGTGGGCGTGGGGTGACAACGCCGACGGGCAGCTCGGGGACGGCACGTGGTCGGACCGCTTCCGGCCGGTGAAGGTGTCCGGCCTGGAGGGCGTCAGCGTCACCGCCGTCAGCGGCGGGCGCTCCCACTCGCTGGCGCTCCTGTCCGACGGCACGCTGCGCGCCTGGGGCTCCAACGGCTATGGCCAGCTGGGAGACGGGACGCTCACCTCGCGAGCGTCGCCAGCGGCGGTGCAGGGCGTGTCCGGCGTGAAGGCGCTGTGTCCCGGCTACCTGCACGTGCTGGCGCTGCGGACGGACGGCACGGTGCGCGCGTGGGGCTACAACCGCTTCGGCCAGCTGGGCCTTGGCGTGGCGGGCTGGAGCGCGACGCCGGTGCAGGTGCGCGGCTTCGGGCGCGAGGACCGGCTGGCGGCCGGCCGCTCCCACTCGCTGCTGGTGCGCCGCGACGGCACGGTGCTCGCGTGGGGACAGAATTCGTCCGGCCAGCTCGGTGACGGCACCAGCGCCCACCGCACGGCGCCCGTGTCCGTGCCCGGCGTGCCCTGCGTCCGCTCCGTCTCCACCGGCCAGCAGCACACGCTGGCGCTGGCGTGCGACGGCACGGTGTGGACGTGGGGCGCGAACAACCGGGGGCAGCTCGGCAATGGCACCGTGTATGCGACGCGTGCCACGCCGGCCATGGTGGATGGCCTGTCGGGCGTGGTGTCCGTCGCGGCGGGCGGAGAGTCGTCGATGGCGCTGCGCGCGGACGGCTCCGTGTGGAGCTGGGGCAGCAACGTCAACGGGCAGCTCGCCGACGGCACCACGACGGACCGCTCCACGCCCGTGCAGGTGAAGCGGCTGAGCGGCATGGTGGCGGTGACGCTGGGCGAGACGCACGGCCTGGGCCTGGGTGAGGACGGCACGCTGTGGGCCTGGGGCGCCAATACCTCCGGCCAGCTCGGCGACGGCAGCACCACCACCAGTCTCGTGCCGGTGAAGGTGAATGCGCTGGAGGGGGTCATGTCCGTGTCGGCGGGGCGGGCCTTCTCGCTGGCGCTGCGCTCGGACGGCACGCTGTGGGCGTGGGGAACGAATCCCTCCGGCCAGCTGGGTGACGGCACCAACGTCAGCCGCCTGGTGCCCAAGCAGGTGACGACGCTGACGGGCGTCACCGCCATGTCGGCGGGCTCGCACCACGTGCTGGCGGTGCGGAATGACGGCACGGCGTGGGCGTGGGGCGACAACAGCCTGGGCCAGCTGGGCGACGGCACGTACAAGTCCACGACGATTCCGAAGCAGGTGCCGGGGCTGGCGGACGTGGTGGCGGTGGCCGCCGGTGAGCAGTACGCGCTGGTGCTGCTGCGCGACGGCTCGGTGCGCTCGTGGGGCACCAACGAGTTCGGGCAGCTCGGCGACGTGCCCTCCGGCCCGCGCCAGGAGGCGGTGGTGGTGAAGGTGCAGGGGCCGAAAATCCGGCCTCCGGTGCTCGACGTGCGCGCGTGGCACCAGCACGCGCTGGTGCTGCTGGCGGACCACACGGTGCACGCGTGGGGCGACAACACCTCCGGCCAGCTCGGCGACGGCACCACGGTGAGCCGCTCCTCGCCCGCCGCGGTGAGCGGGCTGACGGACGTGCAGATGGTGTCCTCGGGCGTGTACCACTCGCTGGCGCTGAAGAGCGACGGCACGGTGTGGGCGTGGGGCGGCAACGGCTTCGGGCAGCTCGGCGACGGCACCACCACCCCGCGGACGGTGCCGGTGCGCGTGGAGGGCCTGTCGGACGTGATGGCCATCGCCGCCGGCAGCTACCACTCGCTGGCGGTGCGCATGGACGGCAGCGTGTGGGCGTGGGGCTACAACGCCTTCGGGCAGCTCGGCGACGGCAGCACCGAGACGCGCGTGTATCCGGTGCAGGTGGAGGGCATCGACTCGGCGACGCTGGTGGTTGCGGGCGAGCACCACTCGCTGGCGCTCCTCGAAGACGGCACCCTGGTGGGCTGGGGCCACAACGCCAGCGGGCAGCTCGGCGACGGCACCACCACCGCTCGCAGAACGCGGGTGCCGCTGCTCTCGCTGACGGGCGTGGTGGACGTGCGGGCCGGCGCGTACCACACGCTGGCGCTGCGCGAGGACGGGACGGTGTGGACGTGGGGAGACAACACCTACGGCCAGCTTGGCGTGGCCGGCCCCAAGTCGCGCCTGGTGCCCGAGTCCGTGCCGGGCGTGGTGGGCGTGAGGTCCCTGGGCGCCGGGGCGCGGCACTCGCTGGCCATCACCTCCCAGGGCGGGGTGTGGTCGTGGGGCCGCAACTCGCACGGGCAGCTCGGCAATGGGGACAGCACCCAGCACGCCGAGCCCGTGCTCGTGAAGGGCGTGTCGCCGGCCGGGCGCGTGTCCGCTGGCGGCGACTTCTCCATGGCCATGCTAGTGGACGGCTCCGTGCTGAGCTGGGGCAGCAACCTCTACGGCACGCTGGGCCAGGGCGTCCCGGGCACGCGCGGCTCGCCCGGCGCCGTCGTCCTGCCCTGA